A region of the Columba livia isolate bColLiv1 breed racing homer chromosome 15, bColLiv1.pat.W.v2, whole genome shotgun sequence genome:
TCACGTGGGGCATGAACGGCTCAGTGTTCCTGTTGTTATATTAGGTACAGATGCATAGGATTGCATCAATACCTGCTGCATCCAACCCATATGTTCTCTCTGAACTTGCTCACAGTGCGATCGCATCGATTTTACAAGCCTGGCTCGACCAATGTGCCGAGGATTTCCAAGAGCCGCCCGACTACGTGTGTCTGCTGAAGGTGCTGAGTTACCTGAAGAAGAACATGCCCGGCTCTGACCCGGAGAAGAGGGCGCAGAGCCTCCTGGAGCAGTTCCAGAAGGAAGAACTGGAGAATGATGGTAAAGTACCTTTCTCTGCTGTCTGGGTGTTCTCCCAGCGACAAGCCTGACGCGTCCCCTTATCCAGGGCACAAAGCTTCCGGTGCCGTGAGCCGAAAAGGCGTAAGAGCTCACGTAGTATGTGAGTGAGAACTGGAATCAACTTCCAGCTTTAGTGGCGGGACTGAGTTCTTGTATGTGCATGATTCTCACGTTGGCTGCGTGTTTTTCAGACCCCGTTGGCTCTGGAGCGCATAACGGTAGGACTGGTGTGCAGAAAAggcccaggtttagacttaGTGCTGCGGCAGCCAAGGCCGCTGATCAATTGTGTACATCCCGTGAGAGGGGCGGACTTGCCGGGAGGGGCGGCCAGAACtggtgacccaaagtgaccagCTCGGTAGGTTTTCCGCGCCACCCACGTTGTGCAGCATCTAGAACTGGGAGATCAGCAGGGTCTCGCTCTCCTCGtccatggccggcatctgaagaggagCCTGCCTGCGATCCTAGGCCTGGTTCCAGGCCCTGCAGccctgaatccagctctggtttaCTGCCGAGTCCAGCCCAGGGCGTCCGGGTGCttgtcctgcagctgctggagccacgaTTGGTTTCGTATATTTTGCATTACTTTCTCTCCTCATCAGTACTACTAGCAAAGCATGTTTTAACTTTCCAGCTGgtctctctcccttctcctcctcttcccttgaAATCTGGACAGAAGGGCATTCTCAGCGTAATATTTTGGGGTATAATTGCAGTCTTGTCTCTTTGCAGTTCAGCTGTTTTTCAGGCTATAGAATGCGTAAATGCTGACAAGTAGATTATCAAAATTCTGCAGTGTTAATAAGGAATTGTTGGGggggttggtgggttttttcttcccaaagaaTGGCTAGTGAAGGGGTTAAGGCACTTCTCAGCTAAGAGACCCTGAACAGCTCAGttctccctgtttctttttcttctgccttctctttgcCAATTTAATCTTCCGGTCCTTATCTTTCTCACTAAAATGTGCAGCACAGTGAGGCCGTTACAGCGGGCAGGTCCCTTTGCATGTTCTGCTGTTAGATGCAGTGATTTTTCAAATATCTGCTGTGATTAATTGTGTTCTGTATAAATTCACTGACTCGTGTTCTCCACGCTGGCCAGACGCGTTCCACAGCCTTTCTCCCTGCAACCTGGATGACGACGAGGAACGGGACATCAGCGGTGCAGGAGAATTCTCATTGTTCCAGGAAGACCTGGTGGCAGAACAGCTGACATACATGGACGCGGTATGTAGGTCGTACGTATTACTTGAAATGCTCGGGAAAATAGTTCTGGGCTTctaattgtttgtttgtctgtttgttttttaacttggATCAATGTAAGTCTAGCGTTCCAGAACCGCTCTGTTGCTGGGACacagagcacagctctgcttggtTGTCCAAACTTGCTTCATTGATTGGGCTTTTCCTTCCGTTCTTCTGAAGTCGTTTGTCTTTTTCTTACAGTGTGAATGTAGACTGTGTGGCCTCTTTTGCAAAGTTTCATATTTGACCCCTCAGAAATAGTGTATTTGGACTCTAGTTTAGGCTACCTCACCTGAAGCTGTATAAGTACTTTTAACTGTAGTGCTCCCATTTGGTTTCTTTGTATCAAgttctttcaaaaatatcatTATATAGAAATCTTTCCCCCTGGTAATGTAAGTGATAGAAAGGTGTCTCTTGTTTTGCCAGGACTGTTTAGCTGACAGTTCTTTTAGGGCATCAGGCCTAAAGAGTTATACCAAAGTGTATATTTTAAACTAAGAGGAAACCAATATTTCCCCTTTAATACCCTATTAGATTCAGATCCAGTTTGTACCGTGAACATGCATTTCTTGCTGTGGGCAATAGCGATCCAGGCTGACTTGGACACCTCTGTTTCCCTCTAGACACTCTTCAAGAACGTTGTGCCCCACcactgcctgggctgcatctggTCCCGCAGGGACAAGCAAGAGAACAAACAGCTGGCACAGAGCATCAGAGCCACCATCTCGCAGTTCAACGCCGTCACCAACTGCGTGGTCAGCACCGTCCTACAGACCAGAGAACTAAAGCCACGGCAACGAGCGAAGATCTTGGAGAAGTGGATCCGTATCGCACGTGTAAAGCGTTTGTTCACGACTGTTTGACGTTCCCTGTGCGGGTGCcgtggagctgggaggggagaggggggtTGTTGGCGTTGGGCCCaggccagggagcagctgagctCTCGTTCCCTCTGGGTTTGGCTGACTGTCCCTGTCACAGCACATGCAGCGTTGCTCTTCCTCTCCTCGCTGTTGTAGTTTGGGCAGCATCACCACAAATAGACGAAAGTGAGGAAAACAAGATGGAAATGCCAAAGTCATCAGGTGTTTGGTGGCTGGAGGGGGGAGTGATATTTTTGAGGCTCAGTCTTTGTGGAGCTGCCCGCTTAGCAGGGAGAATGTGCAGCGAGCAGGACACGGGGCAGACAGAAGAGCACTGACTATTGGTGATGCTGACGATTAATGCTCCCGTGTTTCTAACCGCTCCTTTCACAGCAATGTAGGATCCTGAACAGCTTTTCGTCTTTGAAGGCCATTGTTTCCGCCTTGCAGTCCACCTCTGTTTATCGCCTGAAGAAGACCTGGGCCTGCGTTCCAAAGTAAGGCTGCCCCAGACAAAGGCAAAAAGCTCCGTGCTCTTTCTTTGTACCCATTGATCCACCTGCTTCCAAGAATCTCATACCTGCAGCGCGATTGAGAGCCCTCAGCAGGGTCAGCGTCCCTGCGGCATTTCTTTGTGTCAAATAGGGCCTGGGAGCACCAGAAGATCCCAGGAAGGTTCCTGGTACATGTGCAGCGTGTCACAGGATGTGTTTTGGTGCTTTTATCTTTTATGTACCCAACTGCTAACgattcatgagaaaaaaataggacCCCATCTGATTCGGAGTGCTTACAAACAACTTAAATGATTTAATCTTTTCCTGTACAGGGACATAATGCTGATGTTCGAAGATCTTTCAGAAATATTCTCCGACTGCGACAACTTTGCGAcgagcagggagctgctgatGAAGGTGGGAATGAGCTTGAGTCGCCAGGCTTGTGATCTCACCCAAAGCCGAGCTCAGCCCTGTTCCTAACCTGTTCCTAACTCCCTTTTGCGGTGCTTTGGGGAAGACGGGTCTGTAAATCCCGGGCTTTCCTGCTGGGGCGAGAGGTGCTGCACAGCGAGATTTGACGCAGATGAGTTAGGAATGAGCACTTTGCCTTTATACCGCTCTGTACAGAGACGAACCGCTGGCCAAGATACTGAGGATGATGTCATGAAAGCATCATTTACAAGAGCACTGTTTGGTGAAGCAGACTagttgtattttgtttgctaGCACAGGAGTATTCCAGCATTCtaattagtattattattatttctcagTCAATTAATCCACCATTGCTCTGCCCGTTTGCAGGGAGTCACACAGGGCACGGTACCTTACCTGGGTACCTTCCTCACAGACCTCGTCATGCTGGACACAGCCCTTCAGGACTATCTCGAGGTAATTTGGGGCAATTTTTGGAATCCTAAATAtcctccctcccttccagaCACTGTGTCTGGTCCTGTATCTTCCACTGGGTTCTAGTGCAGTTCTTAAAAATGGAGGAATCTATCTGAAAAATAGACTCGGGGACACGAGTGCTGTGGTTTATCCTAGAGCTGGAAACAGGTCTTTGTAGAAGCCTTTGGTCAGGGCAGCTCTGGCCTTTCCCTTGGTGTCGCTACTTCATCGTGTTTGTGATCAACTCCAACCGAGCCTGTGCTCTTCTCCTCTGATCCCTTCTCTGTCCTTCAACAGGGCGGCCTGATCAACTTTGAGAAGCGGCGAAGGGTGAGTGGAAGGTTGACTGTTCTGTGATCGTTAGCTCCTGACGCTCTCTGCTGGAGCGTTCTCTTGGCGAGGCCTGTTGTCTTTGCTCGGGCGTATCCAGCAGCCGCTAAGGTTACTGAGGACTGCGAGGAAGGAACAATCCCCGGCACGCTGTGAACCTCTGCCGGGCTGTGAGGGGCAGCGCGCGAAGAGAAATTCCTTTTAGACGCGGGCAGCAGGGgaagaggagctgcagggcactcGCTGCCATGGGATTTACGTCTGGGGCACACTCCCCCCGTTTGGTGTTCACGGGAACACGTTACACGTGTGTTCTGTGTGCTGGCCACAAGATACAGTTTGTGACCATGTTCCTTGTGCTGCAGTAAATGGTTGTGGGTAAAAGGTGCAGAGAGCGAAGCAGGTACCTGGGACTGAGAAATCAAGGCTCAGCGTTTCCTTGCGGCCTGAGCCTTGTTAGTCAGAGCTCAGTAGGAGCGAAGGTGCCGGGGTTTCCTCTGTCCACGGCAGTCGCGCCGGATCTCGGACAGAATTATTTTGGGCAAGTGTGTGTGCAAGTGGAGTGAGGGAAGAGCAGCACGTTCTTGAAATAGTCACTTCTTCAACGGAAACCGACCTGCGGGTCAAACTCAGTTTGTCCCGGATCTGTTGCTGCGTGCGTTTAGTGTATTAACGAGactggctttatttttctaattagaattcctattttattatttgttttcttaggaaTTTGACGTAATCGCCCAAATTAAGCTCTTGCAGTCCTCATGTAACAGCTATTGCATGACACGAGATGAGAAATTCCTGCAGTGGTTTAGGAGGCAGCGGCATTTAAGTGATGAGGAGAGGTAGGGTCTCAGCCCGGCTGGcgaagcagcttttcttccccCGCAGGCAGGTTCAGGTTCTCTCAGCCTTGAGCTCTGcgctgccaggagctgctcccggAGAGTGGAAATACACCCGCACAGAGCTGCGCTCCTCCTTGTGGGGATGCAGCCCTCTGGGACGTGGGAATGGCCCAGGGCTTCTCAAATATGGCCACTCTGAGATATTTAACAATGGTATTGCCTGTTCTGCAGTTTCCATCTTTCACGGGAAATTGAAGCAGCTGCTGACAAGAGCATCGCATCGGGCAGAGCTCAGAAGAGTGCGCTGAAGAGATTCAGCCTGTGAGTGCAACGGGGAGGGGGGTTTGGTGCGTGAATATGAACTGGAATAAATCAAACACCAGCTGACAAACCTGGCTGGGGATCCAGAGCACTGCAGTGCTGTAAGGAGGCACCACCAGCTAGAAATACGTATTTCTGTTGTCCCTTTCTATTGGCGTAAGTAGTCATGAGGATTATTGAGTAAAGACATTAGAAATAACCCTAAGGTGTCAGACAAAGGAACAATTTCAGTGCTGGCTTAGAAATTCAATTCAAATCTGCTGTAGCAAAACAGAGTAAATAAGGATAGAGTCTAATCTGATCTACACACACAAACAATAGGCCACTCGAGCTAGGAGAACACACCACCAGGTCAGCTTGTTGAAGCAAGTGCCAGCtttgctcagcccagctctgctgtgctttcttttctcccctagGCCGTTCCTGGGCTTGGGGGTGAGCGCCCACAGCGCACCCGTCAACGCGCAGCCCAAACCTGCTCCAGGTgggagctctggggacagcacCGTCACCATCGTCCCTCCCACCGACACTGCTGAGGAGCCTCAGCACAAGGTAGGGCCTGGGCCCTGTGTTCAGCACAAACAGCCTGTGCGAGGCTGCTGACGCTGCCGGCGGCCCCAGGCGCTTGCCCAAGCCTGCGGGTCTTGACTAGAGCGTTGCGTGCAGTGGAATGGAGGGCCCTGAGCTCTGGGAAAGGCAGTTTTGGGGGGAAAGCTCATCTGCATCAGCCCAGCCTAATCCTGGGGCAGGCGGAGCAGCTGAGCAAGGGAGAAGCAGGTGGGGTCAGAGCTCGCCAGCCCTGTGGTTTGACCTGCCAGGAACTGCCCAGACCAAGCCTTGTCTGGGCTGGCTTCCGTTCCCAGGGAGCTTTGTCCTACAGACTCTGCTCTGTTGACCTAAGCTGCCTTAACTGGGTTGCTGAAGCCCTCGTTAAGGCTGTTGCGCTGAAGAGTGTCATCTTTAGCTTTTGGAGCTTTTCAATTAAATGGTAATAAATGTGTTTGATCTCGTCTCCCCCCTTGCTGCCGTCTGATGACAAGTGCTCCAAGAAGTGCCCCGACTCTGTGACTCCCATTACCGCTAAGGAAGCGCCTCCAGTGCTGCCACTTTACAACCACCAGAACGGAGAGAGCTGCGTCATCCGGACCAGCGTAGAAGAGGACAGCAGTGGCAACATCTACAAGAGCATCCTGGTGAGTGGAGGGAACAGCAAAAGGCTGTTACTGTGGGTGATGTCTTCACCCCAGGTGACTTATATGGTGCTTTTAGTTTTGGAAACGCCTATTCACTAATGAAACCTCCTTGACagggaaaatgagaaatgttAGAAATCAAAACCTGTGGAGCAGGGGATGAAAGAGAGGTTTGCAAAGAGCATCTCTCAAGGTTTCTGGTCTTGAAACTGAAGCTTGTGTTTGATCAGCAATGCCAAGTGAAGCACTGTGAGCAGGTGCCGGCTTTGCTGCCCCTGCTCTTCTGCCAGCGCCGGCTGTTGTGTgtccagctcagcactggggtgTGTGACTGTGACACAAggtgccccttccccagcaaacCCAGCTACAAGGCCCCGAATCTTTGCAGGACATCAAAGAAAGTGTTTAGCACAGGAGACTGTGGATCAATGGatgtctgcaaacagcagctggggcagctcttgCTGTGGATTCGACGGCTGCTGAGAACAAGGTCTCACCTCTCCAAGTGGGTGCTCTGGAGAGCAGAGGCTGTGATTTGCTGCTGCGTTTCTAGAACAGTGTCTGTTGTCTTGAACTAAATCAACCACCAGGTGTCACAAAGAGCATGTTTTAGTATCTGGCAGAACCTACGACTTAGTCACCGACTCCTTGCAACTCTGTTTGCAGCTGACTAACCAAGAGAAGGCTCCTGCTGTCATCCAGAGGGCCCTGGAGAAGCACAACCTGCAGTGTGGCTCGGCTGAGGATTACGAGCTGGTACAGATCATCTCCGAGGACAAAGGTGGGGAAGCAgaactctgctgctgctgcttgaacAGTTCTGCTGCATTTTGACGGCAAGAGTGACACGCGAAGCGACGTCAGAAGCGCCACGGACACGTTGTCACAGCTGCCGGTGAGAATAAACCCCTGAGGCTGAGTGGTGCGCCAACTAACGCTggctctgctccctctcttGCAGAGCTGGCGATCCCACCCAAGGCGAACGTGTTCTACGCCATGAACACCCAGGCCAACTTCCATTTCATCCTgaggagaaaagctgcagcacaggaggaGCCTGCGCCTCATAGACGTTAATGGTTGAGCTTTGTATCGTCTTTGAGCTTTGTAGATTTACTGTTTATAGGATAAGTGTGTAAACTTCTTTTCCCCCAGTTTTAGTCTGgagttaatgtattttaatatgtgACCTGTATATAATGTTTGAGCTTTgtatattatttaatatttatgttaCAGGTATATTAACTTGTTTCCACTTTTGTCTGCagttaatgtattttaacaCTTGATGTTTTTATCCTATTTAATCTTTACATACTGCTGTAGAAACATTCAATACTATATAAccttttttccactaatttctGCTTGCAGTGACTATATTTAAATAGCTTAGCTTTATAGAATATTTGAGCTTTGTACAATAGTTAATATTTATAGAATAAGTACATAAACTCTTTTCTACCAGATTTAGTCTGGAGTTAATGTATTCAAAGGTTTTATCTTTATATAATACCTGAGCTTTATATAATGATtactatttatttaatattcttatttattttaatgtactaatatttaatctttattGA
Encoded here:
- the LOC102098145 gene encoding ral guanine nucleotide dissociation stimulator-like 1: MCGISCGPCCGRARNFSFRNLSVWRCWRRPRRRTPRRKTREEDVESLHSLEETLTKPTKEDVESPERIEESPERTEHTLSKTREEDVETPEHIEESPESTEHTLSKTREEDDETTSKTAEEDAETPERIENSLSKITQEDAETPEHNEESPSKIREEHVETAECTEETPSKPAEEDMETPQSLEKNVRNQPGEDVEVPQSVQEASHWCVLRSRCWHAGVCSLRLCRDHVPFSLTCFSLPFSWQSTTEDGAEEAQEGAVDCDTLRRAQIQQPASEGARWLGAEGDQLPAEHTVSPHETCKSRALKAGTLEKLVETLPTAFADNDFTYINIFLSTYRAFASTSTVLELLLDRYGNLETSGSEECGNQSSPESSTVLRTAIASILQAWLDQCAEDFQEPPDYVCLLKVLSYLKKNMPGSDPEKRAQSLLEQFQKEELENDDAFHSLSPCNLDDDEERDISGAGEFSLFQEDLVAEQLTYMDATLFKNVVPHHCLGCIWSRRDKQENKQLAQSIRATISQFNAVTNCVVSTVLQTRELKPRQRAKILEKWIRIARQCRILNSFSSLKAIVSALQSTSVYRLKKTWACVPKDIMLMFEDLSEIFSDCDNFATSRELLMKGVTQGTVPYLGTFLTDLVMLDTALQDYLEGGLINFEKRRREFDVIAQIKLLQSSCNSYCMTRDEKFLQWFRRQRHLSDEESFHLSREIEAAADKSIASGRAQKSALKRFSLPFLGLGVSAHSAPVNAQPKPAPGGSSGDSTVTIVPPTDTAEEPQHKCSKKCPDSVTPITAKEAPPVLPLYNHQNGESCVIRTSVEEDSSGNIYKSILLTNQEKAPAVIQRALEKHNLQCGSAEDYELVQIISEDKGGEAELCCCCLNSSAAF